The Phoenix dactylifera cultivar Barhee BC4 unplaced genomic scaffold, palm_55x_up_171113_PBpolish2nd_filt_p 002771F, whole genome shotgun sequence DNA segment TCTAAGATTCGTAGCGATCCTATCCCATTTCTGACaatattaagaaaataacaacTCACAGAAACAATGAGCAAAGAAATTTTATTGAGAAAGTGGCCAGGGATTTGAACCTCATCTGACAACATTATGAGATGTTAATTTACCCAGAAGTTTAAGTACAGAGctgtatagcatgaagtgtctgcTTCAAATGACAACATAATATGCTTGGTAATTGACTATCAAACATAGCTCTCTTGGGGAGAAAAGTCATCTTTTAGCTAATGGAAAGCTTTGAATTTGTTCTACTCACCAAAACCAATATTTTGTAGCCTTGTGTGAATTTAATATAAGATGTAAAGATAATGGACAGCAATTGCAAAACCACTAGCTTTCCACTAGAGTTTTTAGATCAGAAATCCAGAAGTAGATTCCTTCAAAAGCATTTGCTATGCACTCAAAATATGGCCTCCACATGTAGAAAACCACAAATCAAGTATAATTGCTTATTCAATTAACACAAGGTGATAATAAAAGAACAGCAATGCATAACCATCCAAAAAGACTGAAACGGACAAACAACTGCAACCTCCTTTGGGAGACAGTATTTCATGTATAGATTTATTGCTTCTGTTTTTGGGGATACAGTGAAATAACAAGGCAGGGGGAAGAATCAGTTATAGCTAAGCCCACCTGCTTGACTACTAGATCCCAACAGGACAATGACTCAACCTTGGACTGCTAAGATGACCAGAAAGCCAATCAAGACCACAGATGAAAAATAAAGAGCTCCCAATGCAATGCAAAGGTAGAAGGTCCCCACAAAGAACAGGACAGATCTGCAACACTCATGGCTTCCAAAGGATGGTAGTCTCAGCAATCATGGAAGTGACAACATAGGGATCCATGTTTGATGCTGGCCTCCGATCCTCAAAATAACCTGAAAACAAGAAAATACTCGCTACTGTGATCCTGTTTAAGGTTGTTGATGATATAATGAAGTTGCAGAGCAAGAATGGACGTAGTAAGAATGgtaaaagtagaagaatgggacCTTTGCCATTCTTCTCGGTCTCACGGCCTACTCGGATGGATGCACCACGGTTTGCAACTCCCTGTCAACCATGGAACACAAGTAaaacaaacatttttttttgaaatttattccCCCACGAACATTATTGTGATCGATAGAACTGCACATACCCATACGAAGGTGTTGATATCAGCAGTCTCATGCCGTCCGGTGAGGCGGCGCTCATTTCCTTCTCCATAAGCAGCAATGTGCTCCTTGTGCCTCTTGCCGAGCTTTTCAATGGCCTTCTTTATGACTTCATAGCCTCCATCACTTCTCATGGATTTGGTACTGAAAGCAaaataaagagaagaaaattcaagaatacattttaaaaaaaacttgaaaTGCTGAAAAGGTGATTTATAGGATTGGTTTTACTTAAAAGATAAACAAAGCAATTCAAGCTGTGAATCATGGCTCAAGGTGAACTGGAATACCTGTAGTTTGTGTGAGCACCAGCACCATTCCAATCTCCCTAATGGCACCAAACATTCAGAAACAATATCACACCAAACATCATGATTATCATCATACATTTTAAGAAACAAATTACAGAATGCCAGAGAACTAAGCGCAGCGAGAGAAAGAAGACGAGAACTAATCCTACCTTGATCGGCTTAGGGTCAAAGGAGAGAACCGCACCTGCAATTTCAGTGATCCTCTGCAGACAGCAAAAGGCAAATAGAAATTAGCCAGGAACAAACAGCGAACTTAAtcaaatttatttcaaaaagtGGGAGTTATTTATATCATATCCATTTGGTTTTTTGCAACTTACCTCCAGTATGTAGCGAGCAACCCATAATTCATCACCAGCAGATATGCCAACAGCAGGGCCAACTTGGAATTCCCACTGTATAACATTAGCAATGCTAAATGATGTCATATAAGGAAGAAATGTAGCCTTTCCAACAAAGGGGCAAAAATAGAGAATGTCGATGTTACTTGGCCTGGCATAACTTCGCCATTGATACCACTGATGTTGATCCCTGCGTATAGACAAGCTCTGTAGTGGGAATTAACTATGTCCCTCCCAAAAGCTTTGTCTGTGCCTGCAGCACAATAATAGGGACCCTGGTACATAATGCACATTCATTAGATGCGAATGAAAGGTTCAAACATGGCACGATACGAGAAAAAAACATTCTTATTCAGAATTAGCAAAGAATAGCATCAACAAGATCAGCACTGCAGATGAGAAGAAGAAATTCGTCGTCGAGaacttttaaaaaagaaatgcttgaaagaataaaaatcaggtAGCAGTTGGCACTTTCTAAGCAAATCAATATTGGCATTTTATGATATATAGTGTGCTCTGGAGTAAAGAAAGTCCAAAAGATTGCGAAGAGAACGTATAAATAACAAAAGCTTCAGAGTTTCAGAAAATCAGAAATCAGCACAACAACAGAAGtatgatctttttcttttcctcaaaATAAGCTTCATTGTGTTTTATTGCTACTTTCCTATGTTTCTCTATGATTTACAAAGCAACTCTAGAGGCTAGAGTCAGAATTTTCTTAAAATGAGAAAAAGGTTAGAGAACCATCAAAATGTATCTTCCAGAAAAGATTTTTCACACATTTGCGTGGCACAACTCAataaaaattagagaaaaaaaagcCATATAAGAACTGACCATGCATAAATCATGTAACAACAATATATAaaacaagagagaagaaagaaatctCCCATACAAGCACCTGAAGCTATTTCATAGTTAATACCTGCGGACCGGGGTAGCCACCCACAGGCCACCCAAGTGGCCATTGGACATCCTTCTGCAGGAGAGTGTACTCCTGCTCTATTCCATACCTGTTTTTCATTTAAAAAGAGAGACCAAATCAAAATGAGCAGAAACACAATCATCCCAAATTAATAAAAATGTTGAAATTATCAAACAATACAACAACATAAGCATTTATGGATATATACCAAGGTTCCTCagaaacaacatgaggatggctAAAAATCTTAGCAGCGTTGAATCTTTTATTTGTAGGGATCGGCTCGCCTGCTGGGGTATAACAGTCACACATGACCTAGATGTCCATTAAAAAGAATAGATATCATTACATAAGTTGAAATACAGTAAGGTGacaagaaaatttcaaataaccTACACTAATCCAAATCAATGATAAGAATGACAGTGGGAATTTAAAATCTGATgagtaaaataatttttagaaaattgtAAAGTAAGAAGCTTGGAACAAAGAGAATCATAAAAAGTAATTATAAACCCAAGACtagaaaggaaaatatttcattaatttctactgaGAGAGAACACCATGATAAATTTCTATTTGCTGCTAAATTATGAGATGCATATTATGTAGCAACATGACAAccaacagaaattaaatattaacCGTATGCCGCTCCATTTTGCACTCCTCAATTTACAAAGAACTAATTCCAGTGCTATTAGTTTTTACAGGAGCCAA contains these protein-coding regions:
- the LOC103706813 gene encoding glutamine synthetase nodule isozyme-like, with protein sequence MSLLTDLINLNFSETTEKIIAEYIWIGGSGMDIRSKARTLPRPVTDASKLPKWNYDGSSTGQAPGEDSEVILYPQAIFRDPFRRGNNILVMCDCYTPAGEPIPTNKRFNAAKIFSHPHVVSEEPWYGIEQEYTLLQKDVQWPLGWPVGGYPGPQGPYYCAAGTDKAFGRDIVNSHYRACLYAGINISGINGEVMPGQWEFQVGPAVGISAGDELWVARYILERITEIAGAVLSFDPKPIKGDWNGAGAHTNYSTKSMRSDGGYEVIKKAIEKLGKRHKEHIAAYGEGNERRLTGRHETADINTFVWGVANRGASIRVGRETEKNGKGYFEDRRPASNMDPYVVTSMIAETTILWKP